Proteins found in one Geomonas subterranea genomic segment:
- a CDS encoding lmo0937 family membrane protein: protein MLWTICLILIVLWLAGVVTSYTMGGLIHILLVIAIIVLLVRVIQGRKVL, encoded by the coding sequence ATGCTTTGGACAATTTGTCTGATTCTGATAGTTCTGTGGCTTGCGGGTGTCGTCACCTCATACACAATGGGGGGCCTGATCCATATCCTGTTGGTCATAGCCATAATCGTCCTGCTGGTACGCGTCATCCAGGGGCGTAAGGTGCTGTAA
- a CDS encoding sensor domain-containing diguanylate cyclase, producing the protein MKVLGGTKAELVREVAELRERCATLTLTAHLCLELKTEIQEAREYAESIVQTVREPLVVLSFDLKIITANNSFYETFKVTPEETIGYFIYDLGNRQWDIPKLRVLFEEILPHDTVLTGYEVEHDFLDIGKKIMLLNAREIFLEKTGSRIILLAMEDITVRRLAEKRVSEVVRQQQAILDNIPNMAWLKDSAGRYLAGNQPFTEAVAISPEELIGKSDSDIYPPKLAAKYRKDSREVVASGTRTYFEESSPGPLESIQYLEKVETPVFDDNNVVIGTIGIAHDVTAHKEVEVALRYESTHDALTGLYNRAFFDEELERMDQEDMFPMSVVMADVNGLKAVNDTVGHAAGDELIQMAARVIRHAFRTKDIVARIGGDEFAVILPETEISVARETVRRIMKSPEVMDGRVSIAFGIATAKNRDEIKDALKLSDERMYREKSEQKQSQTEGLEDQGEETP; encoded by the coding sequence ATGAAGGTATTGGGGGGAACGAAAGCGGAATTGGTTCGGGAGGTCGCTGAACTGCGCGAGCGTTGTGCCACCTTGACGCTGACGGCTCACTTATGCCTGGAACTGAAAACCGAGATACAGGAGGCAAGGGAGTACGCCGAGAGCATCGTGCAGACCGTGCGTGAGCCGCTGGTGGTCCTTTCCTTCGATCTGAAGATAATAACGGCCAACAACAGCTTCTACGAAACGTTCAAGGTTACCCCCGAAGAAACGATCGGCTATTTCATCTACGACCTGGGGAACCGGCAATGGGATATCCCGAAGCTGCGGGTGCTATTCGAGGAGATACTCCCCCACGATACCGTCCTAACCGGTTACGAGGTGGAGCATGACTTCCTCGATATCGGCAAGAAGATCATGCTTCTGAACGCCCGCGAGATCTTCTTGGAGAAAACGGGCTCGCGCATCATCCTGCTGGCCATGGAAGACATCACGGTGCGAAGATTAGCGGAAAAGCGGGTCAGTGAAGTCGTGCGGCAACAACAGGCCATCCTCGACAACATCCCCAACATGGCCTGGCTAAAGGACAGCGCAGGAAGGTATCTCGCGGGGAACCAGCCGTTCACCGAGGCGGTAGCTATATCCCCTGAGGAATTGATAGGAAAGAGCGATTCAGACATTTACCCACCGAAGCTGGCTGCGAAGTACCGGAAAGACTCCCGAGAGGTGGTGGCAAGCGGCACCCGCACCTATTTCGAGGAGTCGAGCCCTGGGCCGCTGGAGAGCATTCAGTACCTGGAAAAAGTTGAGACTCCCGTTTTCGACGATAACAACGTGGTCATCGGTACTATAGGAATCGCCCATGACGTCACCGCGCACAAGGAGGTCGAGGTAGCTCTGCGTTACGAAAGCACCCACGATGCCTTGACCGGCCTCTACAACCGGGCCTTTTTTGACGAAGAACTGGAACGGATGGACCAAGAGGATATGTTTCCCATGAGCGTGGTGATGGCGGATGTCAACGGACTGAAAGCTGTCAACGACACGGTGGGGCATGCAGCGGGAGACGAACTTATACAGATGGCCGCCCGGGTCATCCGGCACGCATTCCGGACCAAGGACATCGTTGCCCGGATTGGAGGAGACGAGTTTGCCGTAATTCTGCCGGAGACCGAAATCAGTGTGGCCAGGGAAACCGTCCGCAGGATAATGAAATCCCCGGAGGTCATGGATGGCCGGGTGAGCATCGCCTTCGGCATAGCCACAGCAAAAAACAGGGATGAGATTAAGGACGCCTTGAAACTGAGCGACGAGAGGATGTATCGGGAAAAATCGGAGCAGAAGCAATCGCAGACAGAAGGCCTTGAAGACCAGGGAGAGGAAACGCCATGA
- a CDS encoding sensor histidine kinase, with protein sequence MSDADPLHILQELQLMTEANHNLESFNSAIAHDLCSAITAISGYCQLLTEVCSNQLDEQGKAYLGCIYDATLDMKQLIASLLNFSRIGRVELHREKIDLSEMANVVAEQLRLSQPKRRVTFRIARGISAEGDPGLCRSVLDNLIGNAWKHGFHRGNTVIEFGMTLLAGQTTYFVRDNGPGFDMAVADRIFACFQRLPGTTVEGHGIGLATVDRIVRRHGGRVWAESRPGEGATFLFTMG encoded by the coding sequence ATGAGCGACGCCGACCCGTTGCACATACTGCAGGAGTTGCAACTCATGACCGAGGCCAACCACAACCTGGAGTCGTTCAACTCCGCCATTGCACACGACCTTTGCTCCGCAATCACTGCCATCAGCGGCTATTGCCAGTTGCTCACCGAAGTTTGCAGTAACCAGCTCGATGAGCAGGGGAAGGCATACCTCGGGTGCATCTACGATGCGACGCTGGACATGAAACAGCTCATCGCGTCCCTGCTGAACTTTTCGCGCATCGGCCGCGTCGAACTGCACCGGGAGAAAATAGACCTGAGCGAGATGGCAAACGTGGTGGCTGAGCAGTTGAGACTCTCACAACCAAAGCGCAGGGTCACGTTCCGTATCGCCCGGGGCATCAGCGCCGAAGGTGACCCCGGACTTTGCCGCAGCGTGCTGGACAACCTCATCGGCAATGCCTGGAAGCATGGCTTCCATCGGGGAAATACAGTCATAGAGTTCGGCATGACACTACTGGCAGGGCAAACAACCTATTTCGTCCGGGACAATGGGCCGGGATTCGACATGGCGGTTGCGGACCGGATCTTCGCCTGCTTCCAACGCCTTCCCGGGACCACCGTCGAGGGGCACGGCATCGGCTTGGCCACCGTCGACAGAATAGTCAGGCGCCACGGCGGCCGCGTCTGGGCCGAGAGCAGACCGGGGGAAGGCGCGACCTTTCTTTTCACCATGGGATGA
- a CDS encoding alpha/beta hydrolase: protein MVLRLLITACILLLPLPSIAADDGYGYPIKGAYEATILGTPAALMPALPGQVRTRQLLLDAVPHRKKPPVFFYDEGLRCTFAYQKKQAPLVFLIGGAGANDRSSKLVIMMKALYLAGFHVITLPSPSHANFIVSASQSGIPGDLAEDSADLYRAMEGVWKMVEGEVQVSSFYLGGYSLGATQAAFVAKLDEERRSFNFRKVLMINPAVSLYGAVTRIEDMLKLIPGGAKKQGVFFNRMLSRFSEYYSYGNFVAINDDFLYSIYKEKLFSPEETAGLIGLTFRINLAGVIFASDVVTNSGYVVAKNRVLKPTDSLSDYFLVSTHLSFFDYFNEYFYPYFQKQRPGLTREAFIESLSLRHIEAYLKGNSKFGVMANENDFILTKAELDYLRELFGPRTKIYPRGGHLGNLEYKENMAYMVDFFKDKEVLP from the coding sequence ATGGTTCTAAGACTACTCATCACCGCTTGCATCTTGCTGCTCCCCTTGCCGAGCATCGCGGCGGATGACGGATACGGATACCCGATCAAGGGGGCGTACGAAGCCACCATCCTCGGAACGCCGGCGGCTCTCATGCCCGCGCTCCCCGGGCAGGTCCGCACCCGGCAACTTCTACTCGATGCAGTGCCGCATCGGAAAAAGCCTCCGGTTTTCTTTTACGACGAGGGACTGCGCTGCACCTTCGCCTATCAGAAAAAGCAGGCGCCGCTCGTCTTTTTGATAGGCGGAGCGGGCGCAAACGACCGGTCCAGCAAACTCGTGATTATGATGAAGGCTCTCTACCTGGCAGGCTTCCACGTGATAACCTTGCCATCACCTTCCCATGCCAATTTCATCGTCTCCGCCTCCCAAAGCGGGATCCCGGGTGACCTGGCCGAGGATTCGGCCGACCTGTACCGGGCTATGGAAGGTGTCTGGAAAATGGTTGAGGGTGAGGTTCAGGTTTCCTCCTTCTATCTGGGGGGGTACAGCCTCGGGGCTACCCAGGCGGCGTTCGTTGCTAAACTTGACGAGGAACGCCGCAGCTTTAACTTTCGCAAGGTCCTCATGATCAACCCGGCGGTAAGTCTTTATGGGGCGGTGACGAGGATTGAGGATATGTTGAAACTTATCCCCGGAGGTGCCAAGAAGCAGGGGGTATTCTTTAACAGAATGTTGTCCAGATTCAGCGAATATTACAGCTATGGCAATTTTGTCGCCATAAATGATGATTTTCTCTACTCCATCTACAAGGAAAAGCTTTTCTCCCCCGAGGAAACGGCAGGGCTCATCGGACTCACCTTCCGCATCAACCTGGCAGGGGTAATATTTGCATCCGATGTCGTGACCAACAGCGGCTATGTGGTTGCGAAGAACCGGGTGCTCAAGCCTACAGATTCGCTTTCCGACTATTTCCTGGTTTCCACCCACCTGAGCTTCTTCGACTATTTCAACGAGTACTTCTATCCCTATTTCCAGAAACAGCGGCCCGGACTCACCAGGGAGGCGTTCATCGAGTCCCTGAGCCTCAGGCACATCGAGGCATACCTTAAGGGGAACAGCAAATTCGGTGTAATGGCCAACGAGAACGATTTCATACTGACCAAGGCCGAGCTTGACTACCTGCGGGAACTCTTTGGTCCAAGGACCAAGATTTACCCACGCGGTGGCCATCTCGGTAACCTCGAGTACAAGGAGAACATGGCCTACATGGTCGACTTCTTCAAGGATAAGGAGGTGCTGCCATGA
- a CDS encoding ABC1 kinase family protein, producing MSLDMVPEQSNLVRTAPRLLQILRVLARHKFLGGMRGKEHWPGPKEVRETFEELGLTFLKFGQVLALRRDLLPDAYIEELELLHDQLPSRPIGAVRRTVERELGKPMGDLFATFSETPLAAATIAQVHEATLHSGRHVAVKVQRPGLEEMISTDVAAMFYLVKLAEKFFPRLHALDLPVLVREFAATLNRETDFSHEARSLVLFRKALADVPGLWIPDVVAEHSSGSVLTMEFAAGNRIDLYADLHPEDMPRLINTLVRLTLQTIFEEGLFHADPHSGNVLVLPDGRLSLLDFGMTGELDEPMRDSLTLLLEAVVKSDARAATEAYLEMTAASEKVNRGALLMDIKAVLSEIHRIDLAEVSIGDSFGSLLRAGSRHGVHNPAEFFLLTRTFIILESMIRQLDPEHDYLKSFRQEIARLTKQHFSLPNINEKTRKFARELERLAGDAPGDTRRILRRFAEGDLGRLQTPALEALGGRVSRNLERLTGAIAAAALVVGGAMLVLTPPGGWNHALGETMVVTGITGIVMIWIGALRRDRGRR from the coding sequence ATGTCGCTAGACATGGTCCCCGAGCAAAGCAACCTGGTAAGGACCGCCCCGCGCCTGTTGCAGATACTGCGGGTGCTGGCCCGGCACAAGTTCCTGGGGGGCATGCGCGGCAAGGAACACTGGCCCGGACCAAAAGAGGTACGGGAGACCTTTGAGGAACTGGGGCTGACCTTTCTAAAGTTCGGCCAGGTGCTGGCACTGCGGCGCGACCTTCTGCCGGACGCCTACATCGAAGAACTGGAACTGCTGCACGACCAGCTCCCGTCACGCCCTATAGGTGCGGTGCGCCGCACGGTCGAGCGGGAACTTGGCAAGCCGATGGGGGACCTATTCGCAACTTTTAGCGAAACACCGCTGGCCGCTGCCACCATCGCTCAGGTGCATGAGGCCACTTTGCACTCCGGGCGCCACGTGGCGGTAAAGGTGCAACGGCCAGGCCTTGAAGAGATGATCTCCACTGACGTCGCGGCCATGTTCTATCTGGTGAAGCTGGCGGAAAAATTTTTTCCGCGCCTGCATGCACTCGACCTGCCCGTGTTGGTGCGGGAGTTCGCCGCTACCTTGAACAGGGAAACCGATTTCAGCCACGAGGCCCGCTCCCTGGTCCTCTTCCGCAAGGCGCTGGCGGATGTCCCGGGTCTCTGGATTCCCGATGTCGTGGCTGAACATTCCAGCGGCAGCGTGCTCACCATGGAGTTCGCTGCCGGCAACAGGATCGATCTCTACGCGGATTTGCACCCCGAGGACATGCCTCGCCTCATCAACACATTGGTGAGGCTCACATTGCAGACCATCTTCGAGGAGGGGCTTTTCCACGCCGACCCGCATTCGGGAAACGTACTGGTACTCCCTGACGGGCGACTCTCACTCCTCGACTTCGGGATGACGGGTGAGTTGGACGAACCGATGCGCGATTCGCTGACGCTGCTGCTGGAAGCGGTAGTAAAAAGCGACGCGCGCGCGGCCACCGAGGCCTATCTTGAGATGACCGCGGCAAGCGAGAAGGTGAACCGGGGGGCCCTTCTGATGGACATCAAGGCGGTACTCTCCGAGATTCACCGAATCGATCTGGCGGAGGTTTCCATCGGGGATTCCTTCGGGTCGCTGCTGCGCGCCGGCAGCCGCCACGGAGTTCACAATCCCGCCGAGTTTTTCCTCCTGACGCGTACCTTCATCATCCTGGAATCGATGATACGCCAGCTCGACCCGGAACATGACTACCTGAAATCGTTTCGACAGGAGATCGCGCGCCTGACCAAACAGCACTTCTCGCTGCCGAACATCAATGAAAAAACGCGCAAGTTCGCCCGCGAGTTGGAGCGACTGGCAGGCGACGCGCCGGGCGACACGCGCCGCATTCTGCGGCGCTTTGCCGAGGGCGATCTGGGGCGGCTGCAGACTCCGGCCCTCGAGGCTCTCGGGGGACGCGTGAGCCGCAATCTGGAGCGGCTGACCGGGGCCATTGCTGCCGCAGCACTGGTGGTCGGCGGTGCCATGCTGGTACTCACTCCGCCTGGCGGCTGGAACCATGCGCTTGGAGAGACGATGGTCGTCACAGGCATCACCGGCATTGTCATGATATGGATAGGTGCGTTGCGTCGCGACCGAGGCAGGCGCTGA
- a CDS encoding ferritin-like domain-containing protein: MNIFDCAIKMEEDARAHYQQLAEATDDQELKNLFAILAEAEQEHHDALVQLKTGINSKSPKFKALQETACLLNPMLAQREQMAGLKKDPDAYQAVIRREQRSIEFYHELAAQIKDKEARKIVLSIADEERRHLSIIENIYSFVESPKNFLAWGEFSNLKEY, from the coding sequence ATGAACATTTTCGATTGTGCCATCAAGATGGAAGAGGACGCGAGGGCGCACTACCAGCAACTGGCTGAGGCAACCGACGATCAGGAACTGAAGAATCTCTTCGCCATACTGGCGGAAGCCGAGCAGGAACATCACGATGCCTTGGTACAGCTAAAAACAGGGATTAACTCAAAAAGCCCAAAATTCAAGGCGCTGCAGGAGACCGCCTGCCTTTTGAACCCCATGCTCGCCCAGCGCGAACAGATGGCAGGGCTAAAAAAAGACCCCGACGCCTATCAGGCTGTCATCCGTCGGGAACAAAGATCGATCGAGTTCTACCACGAACTAGCTGCACAGATAAAGGACAAGGAAGCCCGTAAGATCGTGCTGAGCATCGCCGACGAGGAACGTAGACACCTGAGCATCATCGAGAACATCTATTCCTTCGTCGAGTCGCCCAAAAACTTCCTTGCCTGGGGGGAGTTCAGTAACCTCAAGGAATACTGA
- a CDS encoding MlaA family lipoprotein, translating into MRYHACRIAVSLSLALPLAGCATGVKSQLEVRPWHSINEFRDQRFADVADPWEGFNLGMYRFNYYLDKYLLIPVVNGYEFVTPTFVQHRVSGIFNNLGEVRNLTNSLLQLKGGESATTLGRFLTNTIIGLGGMFDPATRFGLDRHDQDFGKTLGYWGAGSGPYLVLPFFGPSSVRDTGGLAVDTGITYGIYTALDPFADTGHSFAISAGVASLEAVDMRHQQSFRYYESGYPFEYYMVRFLYHEKREIETGKAPTAN; encoded by the coding sequence ATGAGATACCATGCTTGCCGGATAGCGGTCTCTCTTTCCTTGGCTCTCCCTCTCGCCGGGTGCGCAACCGGCGTGAAGAGCCAACTCGAGGTGCGGCCCTGGCACTCGATAAACGAGTTCCGGGACCAGCGTTTCGCCGATGTGGCGGATCCATGGGAAGGGTTCAACCTGGGCATGTACCGGTTCAACTACTATCTCGACAAATATCTCCTTATCCCCGTCGTGAACGGTTACGAGTTCGTCACGCCGACCTTCGTCCAGCACCGCGTGTCTGGTATCTTCAATAATCTTGGGGAGGTACGAAATCTGACCAACAGCCTGCTCCAGTTAAAGGGGGGGGAGTCGGCGACGACGCTGGGGCGCTTCCTGACCAACACCATCATCGGTCTGGGCGGCATGTTCGACCCGGCCACCCGGTTCGGCCTGGACCGCCATGACCAGGATTTTGGCAAGACCCTTGGTTATTGGGGGGCAGGCTCCGGGCCCTACCTGGTGCTGCCGTTCTTTGGCCCTTCTTCGGTGCGCGACACGGGAGGTCTCGCCGTGGACACCGGGATCACCTACGGGATCTATACCGCGCTCGACCCTTTCGCAGACACCGGCCACTCTTTTGCCATCAGCGCCGGGGTGGCGTCACTGGAGGCAGTCGACATGCGGCATCAACAGAGCTTTCGCTACTATGAGAGCGGCTACCCCTTCGAGTACTACATGGTCCGCTTCCTCTACCATGAAAAGCGTGAAATTGAGACCGGCAAGGCTCCCACTGCGAATTGA
- a CDS encoding B12-binding domain-containing radical SAM protein, with amino-acid sequence MNILLVYPEYPDTYWSFRHALPFIGKKAVFPPLGLLTVAAMLPEQWELRLIDLNVERLSDGDLQWSDYVFISAMTVQRASAQEVLDRCRAVGVKTVGGGPLFTTCHDEFPQVNHLVLGEAEVTLPRFLADLEIKMPQRLYLPDGRPDISRTPLPRWTLIDLHKYASMNIQYSRGCPFDCEFCDITQLFGQKPRTKTTDQVIEELEALYRVGWRGGVFFVDDNFIGDRPKLKKEVLPSMISWMKRRGNPFFFYTEASINLADDPHLLELMFAAGFREVFIGIESPEEDALRETGKTQNRNRDLAASVRCIQRAGLQVQGGFIVGFDSDSPAIFDTQLRFIQESGIVVAMVGILMVLRGTRLHGRLANEGRIINSSTGNNTEAFLNYRPKMPPHDLIAGYQRLVRTLYSPNYFYDRLMIFLKEYRLSGTSSFALLQPRDIRAFIRSILFLGILGKERIHYWKVFFWTLLRKPRLLPLAITLTIYGFHFRTVAAEICSSPHRTSPEQP; translated from the coding sequence ATGAACATTCTGCTCGTCTATCCCGAGTATCCTGACACCTACTGGAGCTTCCGCCATGCCTTGCCGTTCATCGGCAAAAAGGCGGTATTCCCTCCACTGGGGCTACTTACCGTGGCGGCAATGCTTCCGGAACAGTGGGAGTTGAGGCTCATCGATCTGAATGTGGAGCGACTTTCAGACGGCGACCTGCAGTGGTCCGATTACGTCTTCATCAGCGCCATGACGGTCCAAAGGGCATCGGCACAGGAGGTCCTGGATCGGTGCCGCGCCGTTGGGGTCAAGACCGTCGGCGGAGGCCCGCTTTTCACCACCTGTCATGACGAATTCCCGCAGGTAAACCACCTCGTGCTCGGCGAGGCGGAGGTCACCCTTCCGAGGTTTCTGGCTGACCTGGAAATAAAGATGCCGCAGCGGCTGTACCTTCCCGACGGCCGGCCCGACATATCCCGCACGCCGCTTCCCCGATGGACGCTCATCGACCTGCACAAGTACGCCTCCATGAATATCCAGTATTCACGGGGATGCCCCTTCGACTGCGAGTTCTGCGACATCACCCAACTCTTCGGACAGAAACCGAGAACCAAGACCACGGACCAGGTGATCGAGGAACTCGAAGCGCTCTACCGCGTGGGATGGCGTGGAGGGGTCTTCTTCGTCGACGACAATTTCATTGGTGACAGGCCCAAGCTGAAAAAGGAGGTGCTCCCCTCCATGATCTCGTGGATGAAACGACGTGGGAACCCATTCTTTTTCTATACCGAGGCTTCCATCAATCTCGCCGACGACCCGCATCTTCTGGAACTGATGTTCGCCGCCGGCTTCCGGGAGGTGTTCATCGGCATCGAAAGCCCCGAAGAGGATGCACTCAGGGAAACCGGAAAAACCCAGAACCGTAACCGCGACCTCGCCGCCTCTGTGCGGTGCATCCAGCGGGCGGGGCTCCAGGTGCAGGGTGGCTTCATCGTGGGCTTCGACAGCGACTCGCCGGCCATATTCGACACGCAACTCCGCTTCATCCAGGAGAGTGGCATAGTCGTGGCTATGGTGGGCATATTGATGGTCCTTCGCGGGACCAGGCTGCATGGCCGACTCGCAAACGAGGGAAGAATCATCAACAGCTCGACCGGGAACAATACGGAGGCCTTCTTGAATTACCGTCCGAAGATGCCCCCTCATGACCTGATTGCGGGATACCAGCGTCTGGTGAGGACGCTCTATTCCCCCAACTATTTCTACGACCGCCTGATGATCTTTCTGAAAGAGTACCGGCTTTCGGGGACGTCTTCGTTCGCCCTTCTGCAGCCCCGGGACATCAGAGCGTTCATCCGTTCCATACTGTTTCTCGGCATTCTGGGGAAAGAGCGAATCCACTACTGGAAGGTCTTCTTCTGGACGTTACTGAGGAAACCGCGACTGCTGCCTCTGGCGATAACGCTGACGATCTACGGTTTTCATTTCCGCACCGTCGCGGCAGAAATTTGCTCATCGCCCCACCGTACATCCCCGGAACAACCGTAA
- a CDS encoding hybrid sensor histidine kinase/response regulator, whose translation MKNHDDKRQKAHDQLRSKAEALLQAKQDRQPPLPPPKAPKRALHELEVHRIELEMQNAELIRSRVEAEKALERYTDLYDFAPLCYLTLDPAGVITAVNLSGAAILGVERFRLLGRRFASFIVEEGRQAFAAFLSKAFISHTKTSCEVSLQTDTKVPFFAQIEAIAAEPGAECRIALIDITERKLFESRLFQAQKLESLGILAGGIAHDFNNLLMAIFGNADLALLHIDGESPAAEHLQRIQQAAARAADLTRQMLAYSGKGRFRVENLDLNGLIEEILQILKISISKKVSVKLNLQRPLPAVQADATQMHQIIMNLVINASEALEERGGSIIITTGDQECSGNYLNEEALSQHLSEGHYVYLDVADTGCGMSKETMAKLYDPFFTTKFAGRGLGMAAVQGIVRGHKGAIKVESVQGVGTTFRVLLPASDLPAELLHQDESIDDWKGSGTVLLVDDEAEVRRIGAEMLQSLGFTPITANDGQEALRIYQKVANIALVILDLTMPVMDGIQCYTELHRLDPDVRVIMSSGYSEQEVAQKFTGQGPSGFLLKPYTLSALRDVIRAFC comes from the coding sequence ATGAAAAACCACGACGACAAGAGGCAAAAAGCTCACGACCAACTGCGGAGCAAGGCAGAAGCCTTGCTGCAGGCGAAACAGGATCGGCAGCCTCCATTGCCCCCCCCGAAGGCCCCCAAAAGGGCACTCCATGAACTAGAGGTCCATCGGATCGAACTGGAAATGCAGAACGCAGAACTCATCAGGAGCCGGGTCGAGGCCGAGAAAGCTTTGGAGAGGTACACCGACCTCTACGATTTCGCGCCGCTCTGCTACCTCACCCTCGACCCTGCCGGGGTGATCACCGCCGTGAATCTCAGCGGAGCCGCCATCCTGGGGGTGGAGCGCTTTCGGCTGCTTGGCCGGCGCTTCGCCTCGTTCATCGTTGAGGAGGGCCGGCAGGCATTTGCAGCCTTCCTGAGCAAGGCCTTCATCAGCCATACGAAAACCTCCTGCGAGGTTTCCCTGCAGACAGATACCAAGGTGCCCTTTTTCGCGCAGATCGAGGCGATAGCTGCGGAACCCGGGGCGGAATGCCGCATTGCCCTGATCGATATCACTGAGCGCAAACTGTTCGAGTCCAGGCTATTCCAGGCCCAAAAGCTTGAAAGCCTCGGCATATTGGCAGGCGGCATCGCTCACGATTTCAACAACCTTCTGATGGCAATCTTCGGCAACGCCGATCTCGCACTCCTGCACATCGACGGGGAGTCGCCGGCCGCCGAGCACCTGCAGAGAATTCAGCAGGCGGCAGCACGGGCCGCCGATTTGACCCGACAGATGCTCGCCTATTCCGGCAAAGGACGATTCCGCGTCGAAAACCTTGACCTGAACGGACTTATCGAGGAAATACTGCAAATATTAAAAATCTCCATTTCCAAGAAAGTGTCCGTGAAATTGAACCTGCAGCGCCCTCTCCCTGCGGTGCAGGCTGATGCCACCCAGATGCACCAAATAATCATGAACCTGGTGATCAACGCATCCGAGGCGCTGGAAGAGAGAGGAGGCAGCATCATCATTACCACTGGTGACCAGGAGTGCAGCGGCAACTACCTGAACGAGGAGGCGTTGAGCCAGCACCTCAGCGAGGGCCACTATGTCTATCTGGATGTCGCCGATACCGGCTGCGGCATGAGCAAGGAAACCATGGCAAAACTGTACGACCCGTTCTTCACCACGAAATTCGCCGGAAGGGGGCTGGGCATGGCGGCGGTGCAAGGTATTGTCAGGGGGCATAAGGGGGCCATAAAGGTGGAAAGCGTGCAAGGTGTCGGTACGACCTTCAGGGTGCTGCTGCCGGCAAGCGACCTGCCTGCCGAACTCTTGCATCAGGATGAAAGTATCGATGACTGGAAGGGGAGCGGCACGGTCCTTCTGGTGGACGACGAGGCTGAGGTGCGCCGTATAGGGGCAGAGATGCTGCAAAGCCTTGGTTTTACGCCGATCACGGCCAACGATGGGCAAGAGGCACTCCGCATTTATCAGAAGGTGGCCAACATCGCCTTGGTGATCCTTGATTTGACCATGCCAGTAATGGACGGCATCCAGTGCTATACGGAACTGCACCGACTGGATCCCGACGTCAGGGTGATCATGTCCAGTGGCTATTCGGAGCAGGAGGTGGCACAGAAATTCACCGGCCAAGGGCCTTCCGGTTTCCTCCTCAAGCCGTACACCCTGTCAGCCTTGCGCGATGTTATAAGGGCTTTTTGCTGA